The proteins below are encoded in one region of Corvus hawaiiensis isolate bCorHaw1 chromosome 3, bCorHaw1.pri.cur, whole genome shotgun sequence:
- the ZC3H12D gene encoding probable ribonuclease ZC3H12D, with product MCAKMALASSISSKVVPPRSRKVSAAGVEVYQSKLDFFCKLGYGKQDICKVLENLGQEALEDDVLKELIRMGSKPQALENQAQPSQLKLVARGSCSTTPGLKWLEEDESDASNCLRPIVIDGSNVAMSHGNKEVFSCWGIQLAVDWFRERGHTYIKVFVPLWRKEPPRQDSPIADQHILEELEKQSILVYTPSRKVKGKRVVCYDDRYIVKVAYEKDGVIVSNDHYRDLQNENPEWKWFIEQRLLMYSFVSNRFMPPDDPLGRHGPTLSNFLSKKPVLPEKKWQPCPYGKKCTYGNKCKFYHPERPHQAQLSVADELRAKTKVPLALGKEEERCQCSPYTARQPAPCDACTETLQEARGCSGPCCYPGRSQRSCPEQTSPAWAGGPGSDLGLEQRLPQQEPLLEKMSAVSISDGTYGCNWSLGTSQDRGAMDSPHHCADLRDKLFSLHHPQSLDHTSSPRCPFQQRMLPPAWGGMCSEHSWAQECRGVHRTGHRSHHIPQGAQHKQALETQHHVLLQPTTLSPDRFPLYSQHQQQQHHCFPSQPPGQPFQLDSSNGMGLFQKAHVYPSASYREYWPTPAARPPSAQQVNIHRELCSPYPYSEMSQVTTLYPNIKDKGTGVLPL from the exons ATGTGTGCTAAAATGGCACTGGCCAGTTCAATTTCTAGCAAAGTGGTGCCACCACGCTCCAGAAAAGTTTCTGCAGCAGGGGTGGAAGTGTACCAGAGCAAGCTGGATTTCTTCTGCAAGCTGGGCTATGGTAAGCAGGACATCTGCAAAGTGCTGGAGAACCTGGGCCAAGAGGCCCTGGAGGATGATGTGCTGAAAGAGCTGATTCGGATGGGGAGCAAACCTCAAGCTCTGGAGAACCAGGCTCAGCCTTCCCAGCTAAAGCTGGTTGCCCGTGGATCATGTAGCACCACACCAGGGCTGAAGTGGCTTGAAGAAGATGAAAGTGATGCTTCCAATTGCTTGAGACCCATTGTGATCGATGGCAGCAATGTTGCAATGAG TCATGGAAACAAAGAAGTATTCTCCTGCTGGGGGATCCAGCTGGCAGTGGATTGGTTTCGAGAGAGGGGGCACACTTACATCAAGGTTTTTGTCCCGCTCTGGAGAAAGGAGCCCCCTCGACAGGACAGCCCCATTGCAG ATCAGCACATTCTTGAAGAGCTTGAAAAGCAATCTATCCTGGTCTACACACCCTCCCGGAAGGTGAAAGGCAAGAGGGTGGTTTGCTACGACGATCGCTACATAGTGAAAGTTGCTTATGAGAAGGACGGAGTCATTGTTTCCAATGACCACTACCGGGATCTGCAGAATGAAAACCCCGAGTGGAAATGGTTCATTGAGCAACGACTGCTCATGTACTCTTTTGTCAGTAACAG gTTTATGCCTCCTGATGATCCATTAGGCCGGCACGGACCCACCCTTAGTAACTTCCTCAGCAAAAAGCCAGtccttcctgaaaaaaaatggcagCCTTGCCCCTATG gtaaAAAATGCACCTATGGcaataaatgcaaattttaccATCCAGAGAGACCACATCAAGCTCAGCTTTCAGTTGCTGATGAGCTTAGGGCCAAAACAAAGGTCCCGTTGGCcctggggaaagaggaggagaggtgTCAGTGCTCCCCATACACGGCCAGACAGCCTGCACCCTGCGATGCCTGCACAGAAACTCTGcaagaagccagaggctgctctgggcctTGCTGCTACCCAGGCAGGTCCCAGAGGAGCTGTCCTGAGCAGACAtcccctgcctgggctggcGGTCCTGGCTCTgacctggggctggagcagcgcTTGCCACAGCAGGAGCCGCTCCTGGAGAAGATGTCAGCAGTGTCCATCAGCGACGGCACCTACGGCTGCAACTGGTCCTTAGGCACCTCTCAGGACAGGGGGGCCATGGACAGCCCTCACCACTGTGCTGACCTCAGGGACAAGCTGTTCTCACTTCATCACCCTCAGAGCTTGGACCACACCAGCTCACCCAGGTGCCCTTTCCAGCAAAGGATGCTCCCACCTGCATGGGGTGGGATGtgctcagagcacagctgggctcAGGAGTGCCGTGGTGTGCACAGAACAGGTCACAGGAGCCATCACATCCCCCAGGGTGCTCAGCACAAACAGGCCCTGGAGACACAGCACCATGTTTTGCTGCAGCCCACAACTCTGTCCCCTGACAGGTTTCCCCTGTacagccagcaccagcagcagcagcaccactgtttccccagccagcccccaGGGCAGCCCTTTCAGCTAGATTCCAGCAACGGAATGGGCTTATTCCAGAAAGCCCATGTGTACCCCAGTGCCTCTTACAGGGAATACTGGCCCACCCCAGCTGCAAGGCCTCCCTCTGCCCAGCAAGTAAACATACACAGGGAGCTGTGTTCCCCTTATCCTTACAGTGAGATGAGCCAGGTCACCACTTTGTACCCCAATATCAAGGATAAGGGGACTGGAGTGCTTcccctatga
- the TAB2 gene encoding TGF-beta-activated kinase 1 and MAP3K7-binding protein 2: MAQGSQQIDIQVLHDLRQKFPEVPEGVVSRCMLQNNNNLDACCAVLSQESTKYLYGEGDLSFSDDSGIPGLRNHMTSLNLDLQSQNIYHHGREGSRMNGSRTLAHSVSDGHLQTSQSNNELFQQEPQTAPAQVPQGFNVFGMANTVSASNPGQHLGFHLGSKGVSNLSQQTPRFNPIMVTLAPNIQPGRNTPTSLHIHGVPPPVLNSPQGNSIYIRPYITAPSGTRQTQQQPGWASQFNPMHPQQVYQPSQPSPWTTIPTSSTTPHTSSQHSTQPNQQGHQTSHVYMPISSPTTPQAPMIHSSGSSQSSAHSQYNIQNISTGPRKNQIEIKLEPPQRNSSSKLRSTGPRTSTVPSSLNSQTLSRSQPTVYISASPPNTDEVITRGQPKVYISANATTGDDQLVRNQPTLFISTNPGVSTTARNMSGQVSMGPAFIHHHPPKSRAVGNSTTATSPRVVVTQPNTKYTFKITVSPNKPPAVSPGVVSPTFEPTNLLNLPDHYVEPEGIQHLTDPVLAHVDRISDARKLSMGSDDAAYTQALLVHQKARMERLQRELEVQKKKLDKLKSEVNEMENNLTRRRLKRSNSVSQIPSLEEMQQLRSCNRQLQIDIDCLTKEIDLFQARGPHFNPSAIHNFYDNIGFLGPVPPKPKDQRSIVKTPKTVPDTDEDEGAQWSCTACTFLNHPALNRCEQCEMPRHF, encoded by the exons AATAACAATAATTTGGATGCCTGCTGTGCAGTTCTCTCTCAGGAGAGCACAAAGTATCTCTACGGTGAAGGAGACCTAAGTTTTTCGgatgattctgggattcctgGACTACGAAATCACATGACATCTCTTAATTTGGATTTGCAGTCACAGAACATCTATCACCATGGAAGAGAAGGAAGTAGAATGAATGGAAGTAGGACTCTAGCTCACAGTGTTAGTGATGGACACCTTCAAACCAGTCAGTCCAACAATGAACTGTTCCAGCAGGAACCACAGACAGCACCTGCGCAGGTTCCACAAGGATTTAATGTCTTTGGGATGGCTAATACAGTTAGTGCTTCTAATCCAGGGCAGCATCTTGGATTTCACCTAGGCAGCAAAGGAGTATCTAACTTGTCTCAACAAACACCCAGATTCAACCCTATTATGGTAACTTTAGCCCCAAACATTCAGCCTGGTCGCAATACCCCAACGTCTTTGCACATACATGGTGTACCTCCTCCTGTACTTAACAGTCCCCAGGGAAATTCTATCTATATTAGGCCTTACATCACAGCTCCTAGTGGTACTCgacagacacagcagcagccaggctgggcatcTCAGTTTAATCCcatgcaccctcagcaagtgtACCAGCCTTCTCAGCCAAGTCCCTGGACTACTATTCCTACATCCAGTACTACGCCACATACCTCATCGCAACACTCAACACAGCCAAACCAGCAAGGCCACCAGACTTCTCATGTGTACATGCCTATCAGTTCTCCTACTACTCCACAAGCACCTATGATTCATTCATCTGGTAGCTCACAATCTTCTGCTCATAGCCAATACAACATTCAGAATATATCCACAGGACCTCGCAAAAATCAAATTGAAATCAAACTTGAACCGCCACAAAGAAACAGTTCTTCTAAGTTGCGTTCAACTGGCCCTCGCACCTCCACTGTTCCCTCTTCCCTCAACAGCCAGACATTAAGTAGAAGTCAGCCCACTGTTTACATATCGGCCAGTCCTCCAAATACTGATGAAGTGATCACACGTGGTCAGCCCAAGGTCTACATTTCAGCAAATGCCACAACAGGAGATGATCAGCTTGTGCGGAACCAGCCCACACTTTTCATATCGACAAATCCTGGAGTATCTACTACTGCTAGGAATATGTCTGGTCAAGTAAGCATGGGTCCTGCATTTATTCATCACCATCCACCCAAGAGTCGAGCAGTGGGCAACAGCACCACTGCAACCTCTCCTCGAGTGGTTGTTACGCAGCCTAACacaaaatatacttttaaaattacagtttctCCAAATAAGCCCCCTGCAGTTTCCCCAGGGGTAGTGTCCCCAACTTTTGAACCTACAAACCTTCTAAACCTTCCTGATCACTATGTTGAACCAGAGGGTATCCAGCATCTTACTGACCCTGTTTTAGCACATGTGGATAGGATCAGTGATGCACGGAAATTGAGTATGGGATCTGATGATGCTGCCTACACGCAAG CTTTACTGGTACACCAGAAGGCCAGGATGGAGCGACTTCAACGAGAACTTGAGgttcaaaagaaaaagttggATAAACTAAAATCAGAGGTCAATGAAATGGAGAATAATCTAACACGAAGGCGCCTGAAAAGATCGAATTCTGTTTCCCAAATTCCATCA ctggaAGAAATGCAACAGTTAAGAAGTTGTAACAGACAGCTGCAGATAGACATAGATTGCCTAACCAAAGAGATTGATCTTTTTCAAGCAAGAG gaccACATTTTAATCCCAGCGCTATTCATAATTTTTACGATAATATTGGATTTCTTGGTCCCGTGCCACCAAAACCCAAAG ATCAGAGGTCCATTGTGAAAACACCAAAGACTGTTCCAGACACAGATGAAGATGAGGGAGCTCAGTGGAGTTGTACCGCCTGTACTTTTTTAAATCATCCGGCCTTAAATCGCTGTGAACAGTGTGAAATGCCCAGGCATTTCTGA